In the Clupea harengus chromosome 16, Ch_v2.0.2, whole genome shotgun sequence genome, one interval contains:
- the LOC105897494 gene encoding deleted in malignant brain tumors 1 protein-like produces MESCLWVILLSSVVLAKREDAVRLVNGVHRCSGRVEVYHRGEWGTVCSFSWTAYDVRVVCRELGCGVAVAGPRDAHFGQGSGRIWMDNVHCKGSESTLKRWRTRLSNGSKSCSGRVELLHSTTWASVCDAAFDWQDAEVVCRELDCGAPVEVLGAAVFGEGKGQVWSEEIQCGGNETQIQLCPTSALNHSCSHENDVGLSCRDALRLVNGSSRCSGRVEVLHRQQWGSVCSNGWDLHDAAVVCRELGCGEAIKALNGAYYGQGSGSIWMSGLQCVGSESTVKDCRSQRWVTKNCGHHQDAGVICSGVKLVGRSHCSGRVELLHKETRHTVCEAAFDWQDAEVVCRELDCGAPVEGLGAAAFGEGKGQVWSEEIQCGGNETQIQLCPTSALNHNCSHENDVGLSCRDALRLVNGSSRCSGRVEVLHRQQWGSVCSNGWDLHDAAVVCRELGCGEAIKALNGAYYGQGSGSIWMSGLQCVGSESTVRDCRSQESVAENCGHHQDAGVICSGVKLVGRSHCSGRVELLHKENRHTVCDAAFDWQDAEVVCRELDCGAPVEVLGGAAFGEGKGQVWSEEIQCGGNETHIQLCPTSPTPSHNCSHKHDVGLVCTDLVKLVNGSSRCSGRVEVYHGGEWGTVCGTDWNQFNTAVVCKELGCGHAVDIMQYAYFGEGTGRVLMAEVACGGKETRLKACPHKEMGNHTCQPRNSVGILCSEHRALRLVNGSHQCSGRVEVVHGITWGTVCDAAFDGQDAEVVCRELDCGAPVEMLGAAAFGEGKGKVWSEEIQCGGNETQIQLCPTPAVNINCSHDRDVGLVCSGYTDARLANGTDYCSGRVELKYLSEWGTVCDASWDMKSSSVLCHQLNCGRAVAVVGPEWFGEGSGSIWPDVFVCEGNETGLSECGISWWSRAACSHRQDAGVICSGSSFSLDNGTVRLSGRSRCEGEVEVYVSQRWRRVLLDSWNRSEASVVCRQLACGSAVGFSGSAETEGDGCVSGFRCSGHETHLGNCSTPQMLNCSSSLHVTIVCSGHQPVRLVGSRGDCAGRLEVLHNSSWGTGEFSPIMEDAQVVCRQLQCGTALRVEVPASFHPGDVPIWLSEVGCAGDETSLWECPSAGWGRHDCSHKEDVWVMCSEFIQLRENTVRYGPCTGVIEVYYSGTWGEICFNDMDKDTGSVICQQLGCGGFRKTYAVRSTKGQRLSPPRCRKHDTHLEQCKPFQWGQSCEEVAELHCTGGGKNVGSGKNASILHEVMECPGAPGLRLVGGLTHCSGRVEVLLQGEWGTVCDDSWDKKDAQVVCRQLDCGEPVDVGGEQGTFGRGNGAIWLDEVICTGNEHHLWDCCRAPLNQSDCTHKEDAWVNCTGPPSSTRRHPVRTTGRPCEPAGFPVSPAAIAALGLLFLLLLGSLVVLVGQNRSLRRGAVTPSLFQ; encoded by the exons GGAGAACCAGACTGTCTAATGGATCAAAATCCTGCTCTGGGAGAGTAGAGCTGCTTCACAGCACAACCTGGGCatcagtgtgtgatgctgcgTTCGACTGGCAGGATGCAGAGGTGGTGTGTCGAGAGCTGGACTGTGGGGCTCCTGTAGAGGTGCTGGGAGCAGCTGTATTTGGAGAAGGAAAGGGCCAGGTGTGGTCAGAGGAGATCCAGTGTGGAGGCAACGAGACTCAGATTCAACTCTGCCCAACATCTGCTCTGAACCACAGCTGCTCACATGAGAATGATGTGGGACTGTCTTGCAgag ATGCTCTGAGGCTGGTGAATGGTAGCAGTCGCTGTTCTGGAAGAGTAGAGGTtctccacagacagcagtggggCTCAGTGTGTAGTAACGGATGGGACCTGCATgatgctgcagtggtgtgtagaGAACTGGGCTGTGGAGAGGCTATAAAAGCTCTTAATGGGGCCTATTATGGACAGGGTTCAGGAAGTATCTGGATGAGTGGTTTGCAGTGTGTGGGGTCTGAGTCCACAGTGAAGGACTGCAGGTCACAAAGATGGGTTACAAAAAACTGTGGTCATCATCAGGATGCAGGAGTAATCTGCTCGG GAGTCAAACTGGTGGGCCGTTCTCATTGCTCTGGGAGAGTGGAGCTGCTTCATAAGGagaccagacacacagtgtgtgaagcTGCATTTGACTGGCAGGATGCAGAGGTGGTGTGTCGAGAGCTGGACTGTGGGGCTCCTGTAGAGGGGCTGGGAGCAGCTGCatttggagagggaaagggccaGGTGTGGTCAGAGGAGATCCAGTGTGGAGGCAACGAGACTCAGATTCAACTCTGCCCAACATCTGCTCTGAACCACAACTGCTCACATGAGAATGATGTGGGACTGTCTTGCAGAG ATGCTCTGAGGCTGGTGAATGGTAGCAGTCGCTGTTCTGGAAGAGTAGAGGTtctccacagacagcagtggggCTCAGTGTGTAGTAACGGATGGGACCTGCACgatgctgcagtggtgtgtagaGAACTGGGCTGTGGAGAGGCTATAAAAGCTCTTAATGGGGCCTATTATGGACAGGGTTCAGGAAGTATCTGGATGAGTGGTTTGCAGTGTGTGGGGTCTGAGTCCACAGTGAGGGACTGCAGGTCACAAGAATCGGTTGCAGAAAACTGTGGTCATCATCAGGATGCAGGAGTAATCTGCTCAG GAGTCAAACTGGTGGGCCGTTCTCATTGCTCTGGGAGAGTGGAGCTGCTTCATAaggagaacagacacacagtgtgtgacgCTGCATTTGACTGGCAGGATGCAGAGGTGGTGTGTCGAGAGCTGGACTGTGGGGCTCCTGTAGAGGTGCTGGGAGGAGCTGCatttggagagggaaagggccaGGTGTGGTCAGAGGAGATCCAGTGTGGAGGCAACGAGACTCATATTCAACTCTGCCCAACATCTCCTACACCCTCACACAACTGCTCTCACAAGCATGATGTTGGTTTAGTTTGTACAG ATCTTGTGAAGTTGGTGAATGGTAGCAGTCGCTGTTCTGGGAGAGTGGAGGTTTATCATGGAGGAGAGTGGGGAACAGTGTGTGGTACTGATTGGAATCAGTTTAATACGGCAGTCGTGTGTAAAGAGTTGGGGTGTGGTCATGCTGTAGATATAATGCAATATGCCTACTTTGGAGAGGGAACAGGGAGAGTCCTGATGGCTGAGGTTGCCTGTGGGGGGAAGGAGACCAGACTTAAGGCCTGCCCTCATAAGGAAATGGGTAATCATACATGCCAACCTCGCAACAGTGTTGGAATCCTCTGCTCAG AACACCGAGCTCTCAGGCTTGTGAACGGTTCCCACCAGTGCTCTGGGAGAGTCGAGGTGGTCCATGGGATCACCTGGGGtacagtgtgtgatgctgcgTTTGACGGGCAGGATGCAGAGGTGGTGTGTCGAGAGCTGGACTGTGGGGCTCCTGTAGAGATGCTGGGAGCAGCTGCatttggagagggaaagggcaAGGTGTGGTCAGAGGAAATTCAGTGTGGCGGCAACGAGACTCAGATTCAACTCTGCCCAACACCTGCAGTAAATATCAACTGCTCACATGACAGGGATGTGGGGTTAGTTTGTTCTG GATACACAGACGCCAGACTGGCAAATGGCACTGATTACTGCTCGGGCCGAGTGGAGCTCAAGTACCTCAGCGAATGGGGCACAGTGTGTGATGCATCCTGGGATATGAAGTCCTCCAGCGTGCTCTGCCATCAGTTGAACTGTGGAAGAGCTGTGGCTGTTGTAGGGCCAGAGTGGTTTGGTGAGGGGAGTGGAAGCATCTGgcctgatgtgtttgtgtgtgaggggaatgAAACTGGCCTCTCAGAATGTGGAATCTCCTGGTGGAGTCGAGCTGCATGCTCCCATAGACAGGATGCTGGAGTGATCTGCTCAG GTTCATCCTTCTCTCTGGACAATGGGACGGTGCGCTTGTCTGGAAGGAGCCGTTgtgaaggagaggtggaggtttACGTCAgccagaggtggaggagagttcTGCTGGACTCCTGGAATCGGTCTGAAGCCTCCGTGGTGTGCAGACAGCTGGCCTGCGGTTCTGCTGTTGGGTTCTCTGGTTCTGCTGAGACggagggtgatgggtgtgtCTCAGGGTTCCGATGTTCTGGACATGAGACTCATCTGGGAAACTGCAGCACTCCTCAGATGCTAAACTGCAGTTCTAGCCTGCACGTGACCATCGTCTGCTCAG GCCATCAGCCAGTCAGGTTGGTGGGATCCCGAGGAGATTGCGCCGGCCGGCTGGAGGTGTTACACAACAGCTCGTGGGGGACT ggtgaattttcacctatcatggAGGATGCCCAGGTAGTGTGCAGACAGCTGCAGTGTGGTACAGCCCTCAGGGTTGAGGTACCTGCATCCTTTCATCCAGGAGACGTGCCCATCTGGCTGAGCGAGGTGGGCTGCGCAGGTGACGAGACGAGCCTGTGGGAGTGTCCCTCAGCAGGGTGGGGACGCCATGACTGCTCACACAAAGAGGATGTGTGGGTCATGTGCTCAG AGTTCATTCAGCTGAGAGAAAACACAGTGCGTTATGGACCATGCACAGGTGTTATAGAGGTCTATTACAGTGGCACCTGGGGGGAAATATGCTTCAATGACATGGACAAAGACACAGGCTCAGTGATTTGCCAACAGTTAGGTTGTGGAGGTTTTAGAAAGACCTATGCAGTAAGGTCAACTAAAGGCCAGCGACTGAGCCCTCCCCGGTGTAGGAAGCATGATACACATCTTGAGCAGTGCAAACCTTTTCAGTGGGGACAATCCTGTGAGGAGGTTGCTGAACTTCATTGTACAG GAGGTGGAAAAAATGTAGGAAGTGGAAAAAATGCGTCTATCCTACACGAAGTCATGGAATGTCCAG gTGCTCCAGGGCTGAGGCTGGTGGGGGGTCTCACTCACTGCTCggggagggtggaggtgctcctgcagggagagtGGGGGACGGTGTGTGACGACTCCTGGGACAAGAAGGACGCCCAGGTGGTCTGCAGGCAGCTGGACTGTGGGGAGCCTGTGGATGTAGGGGGGGAGCAGGGCACATTTGGGAGGGGGAACGGTGCCATCTGGCTGGACGAGGTGATCTGCACAGGCAATGAGCACCACCTGTGGGACTGCTGCCGCGCCCCTCTGAACCAGAGTGACTGCACCCATAAGGAGGACGCCTGGGTCAACTGCACAG GGCCTCCATCTTCCACCCGCCGTCATCCTGTAAGAACCACAGGTCGTCCATGTGAGCCTGCAGGGTTTCCTGTCTCTCCAGCGGCCATAGCGGCTCTGGGGCTcctgttcctgctgctgctggggtcaCTGGTTGTGCTGGTGGGGCAGAACAGGTCACTCAGGAGAGGTGCTGTAACACCTTCATTATTTCAATAA